CGCGGACGCCCCGGCGGTCACCCCGGAGACCCCCGACTCGCCCTTCCCGGAAGATGCGGCCCCGCCCGTCCTGAACCACCTCATCTCACTCACCCCCCTCACGCAGCGCACGGGCCGGATCCGCCCGTCGCAGGGCCAGCGCCGCCGTCACCAGGAGCGGGGCGAGAGCCACCGCCGCCAGGAGTACGGTCGCCCGCGCGAGGGGGAGCTGGACCAGGACCGTGGGCACCGGTCGGGTCGCCTCGTCCGTGAGCACGATCAGCGGGATCACCGCCCGGGTCAGCACCGCGCCCAGCAGGGCCCCCGCCAACAGTGCCAGCAGCACCAGGACACCCTGCTCCAGGGCGACCGCCCGGGCCAGCCGCCGGCGCGGGGCCCCGAGAGCCCGCAGTACGGCGAACTCCGCGCCCCGCTCCCGCAGCGACCCGGCCGCGCTCACCGCGAACCCGACGGCGGCCAGCGCCGCCGCCACCCCCGCCGCCGCCGTGAACGCGGCCTCGGGGCCCGCGCCGAACGGGTCGTCGCTCAGCTGCTCGGCGAGTTCGTCCCGCACCACGACCTGGGTGGGATCGACGTCGGGCCGGTCCCGCAGCGCCTCGGCGACCCGGGCCGCGGCCCCGCGGTCGGTCGACAGCCACCACTCGGTCGGCTCCAGGCCCTCGCCGTACCGCTCCTGCAACTCCCGGTTCACGGACCGCAGATCGAGCAGCAGGGCACCGCCGTTCTCCGCGGCGGTGGGCAGCTCCGCCACGGAACGCACGATGCGCACCGACACGTTCTCGCCGCCCAGCGGCACGTCCAGGCTCTCCCCGACGGAGACGGACGCCGAGTCGAGGAACCGTCGGGTGGCGACGGCGGTGATCTCGGCCGGCTTCGGCTGCGTGGCCTTCAGCCGGACCGTGAGCACCCCCACGCTCCAGGTGTCGTCGGACGGGATGAAGCCGGTGCCGTACCGCACGGTCGGCCGCCCGGATCCCGAACTCAGGCGGGGCCGGGTGGGTTTGTTCCTGTCGTCCGGCGTCGAACTCACCCCCTCGCTCCGCGAGGAGGCCTTCCAGTCGGTGGGCAACGGCAGTGGCCGTACCGTCCCGTCGGTGCTCGTGGCCGTCAACCCGTCGAGGGTGAAACGGTGTTGCTCGGCGCTGCCGTTCGGGACGGGCACGACCAGCTCCAGGTCGGTGAGGGTCAGCGGGACCCCGGGCAGGTGGGCGTCCAGCGCGTGGACCCGTCCGTCGCCGGGGAGTTGGCCGATCGGGAGCCGGTGGGGGGTGCCGTAGCGGTCCTCCAGGGTGACGGCGACCTGGACGGCCGTGCTCGGGTCGGAACCGCTCAGGGCCGCCGTCAGCCGCAGCCGGGTCGTGCCCGCGGGCACCCGCAGGCCCGTCGTCGCGCCCTTGGGGCCCAGCCCCTGGAGGAACGGTCCGGAGTGCAGGTCGGAACGGATCAGCATCGAGGCGCGCGAGGTGTCCAGCGCCAGGACCGTCGCCACCCGGCTGCCGGACAGCGGGAGTTCGGAGCGTACGGCGGGTGCGATCCGCCGTACGCCCGGGACGGCCGCGTACTCCTCGGTACGGCCGAGACCCGCGTCGCCGGAGGTCAGGACCCGCACCGGGGCCCCGGCGCGGAAGTCGGCCTGGTCGGACTGCGAGCGGTTCCAGGAGGCGCCCTGGCCGATCGCCAGCATGCCCAGCGCCACGGCGAGCACCAGCAGCAGCACCGGGCCCGCGCCGCGCATCGGACGGCGGGCGATCTGCCAGCCCGCCAGGGCCGCGCTCAGGCCGCGCCCGCGGGCCGCCCGGCGTTCGGCGAGCCGGGCCAGCGGGGGCAGCAGCCGCAGGGTCAGCACGGTCCCGGCGAGCAGCGCCAGCGCGGGCGCCGCCACCAGCAGCGGGTCCACGCCCAGCACCCCGGAGCTGTCGTCGGTCACGGCACCGGAGGTCTGCCGGCTGAGCTGGAAGTACGCCACCCCGGCCACGACGAGCAGCCCGAGGTCCGCCCCCGCGCGCACCGCCCCGGGCAGGCTCCGTGCCCGGCCGCGCGCGAACGAGGAGGTCAGCGCGGGCAGGGTCACCGCCAGCGCACACCCGAGCGCGATGCCCGCCGCGACCAGCCACACCCCGAGCCGCCCGTCCCGCGGCACCTCGAGCCGCAGCCCGATCCGGGCCAACGGGCCCCGCCCCGCGAGCAGTCGGGTCAGCGGGCCCGCCAGCAGCGGGGCGCAGACCAGCGCGGGCAGCGCGAGCAGGAGCGCCTCCAGGGCGGCGAGGCCCGCGATCCGGCCGCGGGAGGCACCGCGGGCCAGCAACAGCCTGCTCTCACCGGTGCGTTCACTGCTCAGCAGTCCCGCCACCAGCAGCAGGGCGCAGCCCGCGAGCAGCACCAGCTGGAGGGCGACGATCAGGAGAGTGGAGCGGGACAGCAGCAGGGAGCGGTCGGTGCGGTCGAGGACCTCGGGCAGCGCGGTCGCCGCGGTCGTGGCGCCGCCGAGGGAGGACTCCTTGCGCAGCGCCGCGTTCCCGGCGCGGGCCGCCTCGCGCAGCGCGTCGGTGCGCGCGGTCGTCACCGTCGCGAAGTCGGCCGACACAAGCCAGCCCGACGCCCCGACGCTCACCGTCCCGTCGGCCAGCACGCCGGGATCGGCGAGCAGGGGGCCGTACGTCGTGAAATCGAGCTTGTTGATGCCCCGCCCGTGCAGGTCGTCGAGGAGCCAGTACGGGTCGTCGGCGCGCACCGGCCGGTACAGGCCGGTGACCGTCACCCGCACCGCGGGGCCGCCCAGCCGGTCGGTGAGGGTGAACCGGGCTCCGGGGCGCAGGGCGAGGGCGCGTGCGGCGGACTGCGGGAGCGCCACCTCCACCAGCCCCTCGGCCGGCCGGGGCAGCCGCCCCTCGACCAGCCGCACCCGGCTGCGGTCCAGCGTCGCGAAGTGGGTGAGATCCGGGTCCCCGGACCGCTCGGCCTCGGGTTGCAGCGACCGCGGCAGCGCGTACGGGCCCGACCTGAGCAGCGTCCGCACGGTCACCGGCAGCCCGTCGAAGGTCTGCCGCGCCACTTCCCGTACGGCGGTGTCGGCCTCCTTGCGACGGTCCTCGGGCACGCTCGCCCTGACCACCAGCGCGGTGTCGGCGGCGTTCTGCGGGTCCGCCAGGGAGTGCCGCAGGGCCGCGTCGCCGATCGCGCCCGAGTAGGCGGTCAGGGTCGCCAGGACCGCGGTGGTCAGCAGGACGGTCAGCAGGGCGGCGGCGAGCAGCAGCCGGTGCGCCCGCGCACGCAGGAACACCAGACGTGCGATTCCCCCGAACCTCGTCACGCGGCCCCCCGCCGTTGTGCAGTCTGCGGCGAGGATGTCAGAGCGGATGGTCGCGGGTAAGCGCTTGTAGCCCGGACTTGACCTGATTGTGACCGGAATCCGGCGCTGCGTGACCGGAATCCGGCAATCAGTGAGCGGTGGTCACGGAGGGGTGGTCACCGGGTGGTGATCACCGGGCGGTGGTCACCGGGTGGTGATCAGTCGGCGGTGTTCACCATCGAAGCGGCCGCGTACGTCAGGTAGTCCCACAGCTGGGTCCTGTGCTCATCGGACAGACCGAGCTCGTCGACGGCGACCCGCATGTGCTTGAGCCAGGCGTCGTGGGCCGCGCGGTCCACGACGAAGGGCGCGTGACGCATCCGCAGCCGCGGGTGGCCGCGGTTGTCGCTGTAGGTCGTCGGCCCGCCCCAGTACTGCATCAGGAACAGCACGAGCCGCTCCTCGGCCGGCCCGAGGTCCTCCTCGGGGTACATGGGCCGCAGGACCGGGTCCTCGGCGACTCCCTCGTAGAAACGGTGGACGAGGCGGCGGAAGGTCTCCTCCCCGCCGACCTGCTCGTAGAAGGTCTGCGTCTGCAACGTGCCGCGCCGGATCTCTTTCACGTCATCCATGGTCTCAGACGCCGTGGACGAGGACTCGAGGCTTAGGACCTCCGGTGCCCAGGGTGCAGAGTGGAGGTATGAGCGCGCACGCTCTCGACCGGGACCTCGCCGAACTCGCCGCCTCCGCACGGGCGGCGCTGGTGCGGG
Above is a window of Streptomyces griseorubiginosus DNA encoding:
- a CDS encoding FtsX-like permease family protein, which codes for MTRFGGIARLVFLRARAHRLLLAAALLTVLLTTAVLATLTAYSGAIGDAALRHSLADPQNAADTALVVRASVPEDRRKEADTAVREVARQTFDGLPVTVRTLLRSGPYALPRSLQPEAERSGDPDLTHFATLDRSRVRLVEGRLPRPAEGLVEVALPQSAARALALRPGARFTLTDRLGGPAVRVTVTGLYRPVRADDPYWLLDDLHGRGINKLDFTTYGPLLADPGVLADGTVSVGASGWLVSADFATVTTARTDALREAARAGNAALRKESSLGGATTAATALPEVLDRTDRSLLLSRSTLLIVALQLVLLAGCALLLVAGLLSSERTGESRLLLARGASRGRIAGLAALEALLLALPALVCAPLLAGPLTRLLAGRGPLARIGLRLEVPRDGRLGVWLVAAGIALGCALAVTLPALTSSFARGRARSLPGAVRAGADLGLLVVAGVAYFQLSRQTSGAVTDDSSGVLGVDPLLVAAPALALLAGTVLTLRLLPPLARLAERRAARGRGLSAALAGWQIARRPMRGAGPVLLLVLAVALGMLAIGQGASWNRSQSDQADFRAGAPVRVLTSGDAGLGRTEEYAAVPGVRRIAPAVRSELPLSGSRVATVLALDTSRASMLIRSDLHSGPFLQGLGPKGATTGLRVPAGTTRLRLTAALSGSDPSTAVQVAVTLEDRYGTPHRLPIGQLPGDGRVHALDAHLPGVPLTLTDLELVVPVPNGSAEQHRFTLDGLTATSTDGTVRPLPLPTDWKASSRSEGVSSTPDDRNKPTRPRLSSGSGRPTVRYGTGFIPSDDTWSVGVLTVRLKATQPKPAEITAVATRRFLDSASVSVGESLDVPLGGENVSVRIVRSVAELPTAAENGGALLLDLRSVNRELQERYGEGLEPTEWWLSTDRGAAARVAEALRDRPDVDPTQVVVRDELAEQLSDDPFGAGPEAAFTAAAGVAAALAAVGFAVSAAGSLRERGAEFAVLRALGAPRRRLARAVALEQGVLVLLALLAGALLGAVLTRAVIPLIVLTDEATRPVPTVLVQLPLARATVLLAAVALAPLLVTAALALRRADPARALREGGE
- a CDS encoding globin — protein: MDDVKEIRRGTLQTQTFYEQVGGEETFRRLVHRFYEGVAEDPVLRPMYPEEDLGPAEERLVLFLMQYWGGPTTYSDNRGHPRLRMRHAPFVVDRAAHDAWLKHMRVAVDELGLSDEHRTQLWDYLTYAAASMVNTAD